Genomic window (Streptomyces sp. SLBN-31):
CGTCGGTGAAACAGGAACCCCAGCGGGCGACCGCTGGAATCCCCCGCCTTTAGGCGGGGGAGGAAGTCAACCCAACACTGGAGGTTCTCTCTATGCCCAAGGCGTATTGGGTCAGCGTCTACCGCACCATTTCGGACCCCGAGAAGCTGGCTGCTTACGACAAGCTGGCCGCTCCGGCCGTCAAGGCCGGGGGCGGTCGGACCTTCGTCCGTGGCGGTCGGGTCGTGACGTATGACGCCGGAATCGCCGAACGCACCATCCTGATCGAGTTCGACAGCTTCGAGCAGGCCGTCGCGGCACGCGAGAGTGCGGCCTACCAGGAGGCGCTGGTCGCCCTCTCCGACGGCGTCGAGCGCGACTTCCGCATCGTCGAAGGCATCGACTGACCGAGGTCCAGTCGGATCTTCACTGAAGATCCGGAGGAAACGCCCGAGCTAGCGCTGGTGAGGTGATCCGGAAGCCTGGGATCGGCGCCACGGCTGTTCAGGAGGCGGGTCGCTGTCGTGGTGGAACAGGAGGCTTTCCCAGGCGTCCAGTCCGAACAGGACGAGCAGCAGTACGACCGGCAGGAGCAGAGCGGTGACGATCATGACGCCTCCCGATGAAGCAGTGTTCACGGGTATCGCCGTTGCGGGGACTGCTCGATCAGCTTGACCGGTGCACATGGATCGGGCCCGCCCGAAGGAGACGCATGTGGGCTGTTCGGGTGACGAAGGTCGGGATCATGCGGCGTGCACGCGCTCGTTGATCTGTGGACATTCCAGGTTTGCGGCGCGCCGCATGACGGCACCGGAGCGTGGCGGCACATCGAATGCACTCAACCGTCCTGGAGACGCGCTCCGCCGCCTGCCTCCATGCCGCGCCCCACGCGGGATGAAGCCGCGGATGCAGCCCGCATTCGCATCGCAGGCTGGAGGCCCGCGTCGCCGCCTGGTCCGACCGGTGCTGGGTGGGGCGGCCGGGTCAGGGGTGTACCGCTGCCGCCTTCCCGAGGATCTCGCGGGCGACGGGGAGCGCCTGCGCGCGGTCCTCTGGTACGACGCCGATGCGGGTGCGGCGGTCCAGGAGGTCGGACTCGTCCAGGGCGCCCTCGTGGCGGACGGCCCAGAGGAGTTCGGCGCGGGTGACGGGGTGGCCGGGGAGCACCGGCTCGGCCAGCGTGGGGTCGTGGGTGGCGAGGGCGTGGACCGCCACGGCCTCGGTGCCGTACCGGCGGACCAGGCGGCGGGGAACGGGTAGTGCGCGCAGCCGCTCGGGGGAGGCGGCACCGGTCATCGGCAGTGTGGCGGTGGGGGAGGGGGTGGCGCGCAGGCCCCGGGCCGCGACGGCGGTGTCCACGGCGTCCTGTGCCATCCGCCGGTAGGTGGTGAGCTTGCCGCCGACCACGATGGTGACCCCGTCGGGCGAGGTCAGTACGGCGTGTCGGCGGGAGATGTCGGAGGTGTGGTCCGGGGAGCCGCCGGTGGAGGTGTCGAGCAGCGGGCGCAGGCCGGCGAAGGCGCCGACCACCTCGTCCCGGCCGACCGGCACGTCCAGGGCCGAGCCCAGTACGTCCAGCAGGAAGCCGATGTCGGTCTCGGGCACCTCCGGCACGTCCGGTATGGCGCCCTCGACCGGCTCGTCGGTGAGGCCGACGTACACCCGGCCGTCCCCCTGTGGCAGGACCAGCACGAAGCGGTTGGTCTCGCCGGGGACCGGGATGTGCAGGCCGGCCGGCAGGGCTCCGAGTTGCTGTGAGCGCAGGACCAGGTGGGTGCCGCGGGACGGCCGGATGCGGATGCCGTCGGCGAGGGTGCCCGCCCACACCCCGGTGGCGTTGATCACGGCACGGGCTCTGATCTCGCCCTCCTCGCCGGTGAGTTCGTCGCGGACGCGGGCGCCGGTGCCGGTCAGTTCCAGTGCGCGCACCCGTGTCAGTACCCGGGCGCCGTGCGCGGCGGCCGTCCTGGCCAGGGCCGTCACCAGCGCCGCGTCGTCGGTCACCTTGCCGTCCCAGGACAGCAGTCCGCCGCGCAGGCCGGCCGCGCGGACCGCGGGCGCCAGGTGCCGGGCCTCCGTCGCGGACAGCCGGCGCGGCGCGGGCAGTACCGGGCGCGGGGTCCGGGCGGCCAGCCGCAGCATGTCCCCGGCTCGCAGCCCGGCCCAGGCCAGCGAGGCCTGGCCCCGGGACACCAGCGGGGTCAGCGGCAGCATGAACGGCTGGGCGGCCACCAGGTGGGGGGCCGTCCGGGTCATCAGCACCCCGCGTTCGACCGCGCTTTCGTGGGCGACGTCGAACTGCGCGGAGGCCAGGTAGCGCAGCCCCCCGTGGATGAGCTTCGAGCTCCAGCGCGAGGTGCCGAAGGCCAGGTCGTGGGCGTCCACCGCGACGACGTCCAGGCCGCGGGCCGCCGCGTCCAGGGTGGCGCCGGCCCCGGTGGCGCCGAGCCCGACGACCAGGACGTCGACCGTCCGGCCGTCCGCGGCCTCGGTCAGTTCCCGGCGGCGCCGGTGTGCGCTCAGGGACGAGCCGGGCGCGGCCTCGGTGTGGCTCATGGCGTCAGGGTCCTCTCCAGGAGGGTGCGCAGCTCGCCGAGGAAGGCGGCCGAGTCCAGCTCCGGGTCGTCCTCGTCGGTCATCGTGCGCAGGGACAGGGTGAAGGACTGCACGGTCAACAGCAGTGCCCGGGCCTGCCGTTCGGTGTGGCCGGGCCGTACCGAACCGTCCGCGTGGCCCTCGCGCAGCGCGTCGGCCAGCAGGCCCAGCAGTGCCTGTTGGCTCGCGCCGCGCCGGTCGAGGACGTACGGCAGGAGCAGTTCCGGGTCGACGTCGACGATCTTGCGGAAGAGCGGGTGGGCCCGGAAGGCCTCGACCCCGGCCACCAGTCCGTCCACGATCCGGGTGCGCGTGCCGGTGCCGGGCGCGGGGTCCGGTATGGCCCGGGTGGCCACGCCGACCCACTCCCGCGTCATCAGGTCGCCCACGAGGGTCCGCAGGTCCGGCCAGCGGCGGTACAGCGTCATTCGGGAGACCCCGGCGCGGCGGGCCACGTCGGCGAGCGTGGTGCGCCGCACCCCGACGGCCAGAACACAGTCGCGGACCGCGTCGAGGACGGCGTCGTTGTCCGATCCGCCGCCTGAACCGTTGTGACGAATAGGCGTCATGTGTCACAGTGTAACGCCTCGGAGCCTGGGCCCAAGCGGCACGGCCCCGACGGGCCTGGATCCAGCGGCACGGCCCCGACGGCAAGCCGAGCCGCACGGAGGCGGGCACCCAGGCCCCCGACCGAGCCTTCGACCAGCAAACTGACCTGTGAGGACGACCGTTCAATGGACATGCTGTGGAACGGCTGGGGCGACCCGGCCAAGGCGGCACCGCTGCCCGAGACGGTGACCGGGCTGCTGCACGACCTGCTCGGTGTCAGGCCGCGCAGCACCCCCGCCCTCGGCCTGGAGGACATCCGCCCGCCCGCCCTCACGGCAGCCCCGGCCGCCCTGCGCGCCCTCGCCGCGGCGGTCGGTGACGAGCACGTGCGCACGGACGCGCAGAGCCGCGTCCGTCACACCCGCGGCAAGTCCACCCCCGACCTGCTGCGCCTGCGCGCCGGCGACGTCAGCGACGTCCCGCAGGCGGTCGTCCTGCCCGCCACCCACGACGAGGTCCTCGACGTCCTGCGCGCCTGTGCCGCGCACGGCCTCGCCGTCGTGCCCTTCGGCGGCGGCACCTCGGTGGTGGGCGGACTCGCCCCGCAGCGCAGCGCGTTCGTCGCCCTGGACCTGCGCCGGATGAACGCCCTCCTCGACCTCGACCCGGTCTCCCGCACCGCGGTCCTCCAGCCCGGCGTGCGCGCTCCCGAGGCCGAAGCACTGCTCGCCGCAGAGGGCTTCACCCTCGGCCACTTCCCGCAGTCCTTCGAATGGGCCACCATCGGCGGCTTCGCTGCGGCCCGCTCCAGCGGGCAGGCGTCCGCCGGGTACGGCCGCTTCGACGAGATGGTGCTCGCACTGACCCTCGCCACCCCCGAGGGCACGATCGAGACCGGCCGCGCCCCCCGCTC
Coding sequences:
- a CDS encoding DUF1330 domain-containing protein translates to MPKAYWVSVYRTISDPEKLAAYDKLAAPAVKAGGGRTFVRGGRVVTYDAGIAERTILIEFDSFEQAVAARESAAYQEALVALSDGVERDFRIVEGID
- a CDS encoding glycerol-3-phosphate dehydrogenase/oxidase — its product is MSHTEAAPGSSLSAHRRRRELTEAADGRTVDVLVVGLGATGAGATLDAAARGLDVVAVDAHDLAFGTSRWSSKLIHGGLRYLASAQFDVAHESAVERGVLMTRTAPHLVAAQPFMLPLTPLVSRGQASLAWAGLRAGDMLRLAARTPRPVLPAPRRLSATEARHLAPAVRAAGLRGGLLSWDGKVTDDAALVTALARTAAAHGARVLTRVRALELTGTGARVRDELTGEEGEIRARAVINATGVWAGTLADGIRIRPSRGTHLVLRSQQLGALPAGLHIPVPGETNRFVLVLPQGDGRVYVGLTDEPVEGAIPDVPEVPETDIGFLLDVLGSALDVPVGRDEVVGAFAGLRPLLDTSTGGSPDHTSDISRRHAVLTSPDGVTIVVGGKLTTYRRMAQDAVDTAVAARGLRATPSPTATLPMTGAASPERLRALPVPRRLVRRYGTEAVAVHALATHDPTLAEPVLPGHPVTRAELLWAVRHEGALDESDLLDRRTRIGVVPEDRAQALPVAREILGKAAAVHP
- a CDS encoding TetR/AcrR family transcriptional regulator; translation: MTPIRHNGSGGGSDNDAVLDAVRDCVLAVGVRRTTLADVARRAGVSRMTLYRRWPDLRTLVGDLMTREWVGVATRAIPDPAPGTGTRTRIVDGLVAGVEAFRAHPLFRKIVDVDPELLLPYVLDRRGASQQALLGLLADALREGHADGSVRPGHTERQARALLLTVQSFTLSLRTMTDEDDPELDSAAFLGELRTLLERTLTP